In Lolium perenne isolate Kyuss_39 chromosome 5, Kyuss_2.0, whole genome shotgun sequence, the sequence CCTCTCAAGTACTCAATTAATTAACTCCTGCTCACAAAACATTGCATTTGATGAGAAGTTGGTTAATCCACTTCAAAATATCTCCAGCAATGAAGTTTTGCTGAATTGGCAACATTATATATTCAGGTGGAATAGCTGGAACTACTTCGGGCTGTGGGATAAGCAAGAAAATAATCCGAAATATCGGTAAGAATATCTCTCCCTTACTCTGTCCTAAACACTCCAGGTTGTAGACAGGCAAAACAATACAGAGAATATATATTTACCTTGCTGCAAATCATTTCGATATTTGTGTAGCTGATGTCATGGTGGATACTGGGCTCGCAAAGCTGGGTTATGAGTATCAACATAGGTAATCTCTTCACATCTCTTACCCTGCTTGATTCCACCTTTTTTTGTTGGATTGTTCGTGCTTAGAAATGAGAACTGCACTATCCACAATTGGCTTATTTATTATTAGTTTCATAAGGATGTGTTTCTTTGAAACTGCAGGTGACTGTTGGGCAGATTTTAACAGGTGACTAAATGTTAACAGATATATGCGCAAAGAGAAAGAGCAATACACAATTTAAGAAGTATAAAGAGAACCAGCATAATTTTTTTGAACTGCAACATTAGAAGGGTGAATTTCCATATGTTTCAGTTCATCACTAAAAAGCCCGACGTTTTTTCTACAGGGCAATCTGGCTGCAAATGCATCGTCATTTCCATCAGGAATAACGGCCTTGGCAGATTATGTGCACGCTCCTTTCAGACTGCGAAGCAAGTTGATGCTCGGTTCGCTAGGATATGAAGAGCAAGATGCGAGAACGTACGCATCTTGGGTAAAACAATTTAAATGTTTACTAGATCATCTAAAACCTGCTCATCTAAAAAATAGCATTCCTTGTAGGGTATCCATGGGATTCAAACTGATTTTCGCAAATTGTTGTGTTACAAGGGGATTGACTACTTGAAGTATGACAACTGTCACAACCATAATATTAGTCCAATAACAAGGTAACTATTGCAACTACCGAACTTACACTAAATTATCACGGtccatctaaatttagatattcAAATGGATCAACATATTCATGAAAAAATGCAGATATACCAAGATGAGTGAAGCCCTACTGAGTTCTAGAAGGAACATTTTCTTCTCCCTTAGCGAATGGTAACTGATTCTTGTCTTTCGAATGATCAAATGGAGGGTTTCAATTTGTTTAATCTGTTCTAAATAAAGAGCACTGTTGTGCAGGGGTGTGGAAGATCCAGCAACATGGGCAGGTGGCTTAGGAAACAGTTGGAGAACAGAAGACATCAAGGAGACAAGGACACATGGTCAAGGTGAAGAAGCTCGCATCCTGCCAAACCTTTATTGTCCCTGAAAACATTTGTATTGTTTAGATGGAGATTGTTCCTGTCCTGAAATGCTATGAAATTTTGGCAGCATGGCGAATAACGCTGACCAGAGCGACAAGTGGGCATCATATGCAGGGCCTGGTGGATGGAACGGTTAATCTTTTCGGACCTATGAAAAAAATTGAGCATGCCAAGTGTGCAGGTACATGGATATAGGATCTGGGGTTTGTTCTCGATCAAAGTTTAAAAAGCTTATGATGACAATTCAGGGTGACCTCTCTTGAATGTCTCTGCTTCAGACCCAGACATGCTGGAAGTAGGAAATAGAGGGATGACGATGGAAGAGTACCGCATCCATTTTAGCATATGGGCTCTAGTCAAGGTAACAATGAGATGCCTTTGCATCAGACATAAATGGCAAATCATCAGAACAGCAGTGGTAGACAAGAATTTTAACAAGATTATGATGTTCATCTGGATTCAACCAGCCACCTCTGCTGACTGGTTGTGACATCCGATCGATGAGCAATGAAACCAAGGAAATACTCAGCAACCAGAATGTCATTGCAGTTAACCAAGGTAAAGACTCCTCCAAAATGGTTATGTGAAAACTAAAAGATGTTACTGAATTTTACTGGTTCATGACCAAATGAGCTTGGGGTACAAGGGCACAAAGTGCAACAAGATGGATATCTAGAAGTAAGTACGAGGATAGAACATAAGCATTTTTATATATAGAATCATGTGGTTGGAAAAGAAATATAGTATCATATCATGTTTAACACTTAGGGCTAGTAATTTATACTTCATTAACTTGGGCTTAGGTTTGGGCCGGTCGATTAAGTGGAGGGAGAGTTGCTCTTGTGCTGTGGAACAGAGGGCCTGCTGAAGCATCTATTACTGCTAGTTGGAGCAACATTGGTCTAAGTCTGCTAGCTGTTGTTGATGCTCATGATCTGTGGGCAGTAAGTACTTTGTCAAATCAGCCCCATGGCTAAACCCATAAAATGTTCTCTGATTTGCATACGAAGTGTTCTTCAACCCCATCTTTTGTGTGTGTGTGGTTTTTGTGTGCTTCCAGGATGAGGTTACATCATCAGTGCAAGGCAGCCTGAAGAAAAATGTGGATTATCATGCGTGCAAGATGTATGCCTTGACCCCAAAAGAGAAAAGGATTCTCAATGTTACATATTATTATGAAATAATCATTTCAAAAGATAATAAGAAATCACCAAGATTGGTATGGGTGTGAAATATGTCCAAGCATTGATAGTACTATATCGCTTGAAGATATACATAGCATGTCACATAAGAGGGCGTACCCAGTATTGAAAGCTCCCACACATTGTCGGGTCTGGGGAAGGGTATTTCTAGGCAGCCTTTCCCTTGCATTTATGCAAGGAGGCTGATTCGAACGAAGGACCTCCAGGACACAAGTGGAGATAGCATGTCACATGTGTCCAGAATTAATTGTAGATATTATAAATGTAACGCCAAGACACTTTGactaaacaaaaaaaaaaacttgttttgtaTTTCTCATATCTGGCAAATTATTGTTCAAACTGACCGTACAGTTCTCAGGAAATTATTTTAAAGTTCCAACATACATGTGCACTAAATTACAGTATGATGCTTTTGCAATACGGATTCAGTACCAAAACAACTGTACAAAAAGCATCGGCGAACGTACCTACATCAATTCTGGCACTCCTAGGTCGCACTCCTTCTGCTCTCTCTAAACACCAAACAATTTATATGATTATGATACAGTAGGTGGACTGTATTTCTGTAATTCTAACGGAGTGCAGTCTCATCGGATATCTGATATCTTTATTGACGGTAGCACATTAAAACCCAGTCCAACCAGCTGGTTGGTAGGGTGCATCTTTCTCCGCTTCAGTTTTCAGACCGCTGAGAGACTGAGAAGCATCCCCAAAATTTGACATCTCAGAAGGTACAGTTCCAGAAGGTACAGCCTTAAAGCTATCTTGACCAAATGCAAAGGGGTCAGCACCAAAGTTTGTCTTCGACTGGCCAAGTGAGCCGACTTTGTTGCTGTTCGCCCTCAGAGTTCTGACTGACCTCGGGTGGGAACTTTTCATAACTGGTTGAGCTTTCGGCTCTTCAGGAAACGCTGACAATGGCTTCAGATCAGGACTTGGTGTCCCTGGACTTGATGTAAATAGACCTTGACGGAGCTCTGGTGGGGTTCCTGCAATCTTTTCCCTTGGCTGTATAAAGCAATTCTATGTCAGCTTCCTAATATTTATTAAAAAATGAGATGCTACAAAGGGTTCAGAATCTTTGCAATAATGAATGATTAGCTATGCTAATTGGGAACACTGGACTAGACCATGATAGCTTAAAGGTTAAAACCACAGACTTGGCCAAGGTGGCCAGTTTAACTTCTTTATTTTGTTACCAATTTTTGCCCTTTGGTCAGTTAACCCAGTCAGGGAATGAAAATCTGAACCCTGGATATTATTGACAACAGTGAAAAGCTTAGTTAGGCATGTAGGAGAAGAAATCATACCGGAGTGTCAAGGCTTGTGTTAGGTGAGGAGAATTCAACGTTCGAATTTTCTTTTAACTCCTTAACTGGCGGTGATGCAGATGCTGTGGCTAGGGCTTGTTTAAGTTCTTGTATATCTCGCCTCTGAGAGGAGCAAATGGCTGACAACTTATCCAACTTCAGTGAAATTTCTTCCTTCTCCAAGTTTGCTATCTTTAGTTGCTCCTTGAGTAAGTTTACTTCAGCTTCCAGCTGTTGTTCTTTCAATTGACTTGTCGTTTTTAAACTGCTGGTGTTGTCCTGTGATCTCACTTTAACATTATCAAAGTCCGCCACAAAGGAGTTAAAAGCGGCAGCCTGTACAGTGGGTTTGTCATCTGTTTTCGTGATTTTGGTTTTCTCTAGACCATATTCTGAACCATTTGGAGAAAACCTAATTTCAAAGTCCCCAGGAGAACTATCAACAGATGCAGAAAGAGACTGTCTGTTCTGTGTTGTCTTCTGGTTCTTTGCCTGTGGTTGCTTCGATGTGGCTTTGGATACGGGATCATGATCAAAAGCTGACCCCTTGTCATTCACAAAAGCTAGTTCTTCTGCATGCTGAGTTGACCAAAATGCACCCACAGAACCCTTACTCTCGGCAGCTGTTAAAGGAACTTGTGACCTCAGACTGGAAGGATCTTTGGGTGGTGTATTCCTCACGTTGTCTCTTGATGGTGACAGGGAGCTCCCATGGAGCAACTGCCTTGGCGCTGAAAAACACAGTTTTACATTATGAAATAAAAATTAAAAATAGTGGACAGAATTGTTCTCATACATCACTGAGACCTAGAAAAGAAAGAGCTGAGAAACTACTATAAGAACATGGCTTTTTCCTTGGCATCCTAGGACTAGCTACAAACATGGATTTTCCTTGGCACCTTGCACTACCTAAGTAGCTATGCTTTGGCACTGTAGCATTCCTTTGCATATTTTTATCTTTCTATACATAAGCCTAACAACATGAAAACAAGAAACCATGCTTACAGCATTGGCTTCCATTCTTCAAAAGGACAAAATCGAAGAAGCCAAACCTTCATCTTCAGTAGTATGCAATTCAAATGCTGATCCAGATGGGGATCCGTCAGGTAAATCCTTTTGCAGCTCCAAAGGGAGTAATTCATTAACACGAAACCATACCTATAACAGCACATGCATAAATATTAGAGAGACAGAAGGCATTAAAAGTTTAGTCATATGCACTAATTAAGACCAACCTAATTTCATGGAAGTGAATGGCCAATCAAGCAAAGCCCTTGCCTGTGTAATGTCCGGTCTGGCCTCTGGAGATGACTGAAGCATCTCTTCAATTAGACTTGTAATGGAAGAACTGTACTTCGGTAATTCAGGGATACGATAGTTCCCATTGAGTACCTGGAGCTTTGATTCTCCATCAAAAGCTAATTTTGAGTAGCAGATTCTATACATGAGACATCCAAGAGCCTGAAAAGATCCAACAGCTTAGCTTATGCAGTTATTAAGGATTATCAGATACAACAAGTAACTCTCTCAAAAAAAAGATAAAACAAAGTAGCACTAGCTCAAGAACAAAATATGTAATATAGGAAACTGAAAAAAAAATAGTACAATGGCTGGCTGCAAAGATGATTTACCCATATATCTACTTTTTCACTAATAACTTCCCTCCTGTACAAGTCCCACATCTGCAGTCAGTAAACAAGCTTACGGTAAGTAAATATGTGGAAAACTTGAGAAAGAGCTCATAATATCAACTCAATTTAAACCTCGGGAGCCCTATAAGCAGGAGTTGTATGCTTCCTGATGATATCTTCTTCAATGCCCCTCTCTTCTGGTTTATCAAAGCACTTATGATTTGTTGATACACTACCAAAATCACATAATTTCCATGCCCCGTCAGCGCCAAGAAGCACATTTTCAGCCTTTAGGTCCCTGCACACATGATATATTTGATGTGATGCCTCTGAAATGAAAAATCAACCTAGCAATTTCTTGAGGGTTCAGACTGACAATGTTAAAGTAAGGATGGGCAACAATGAAATGTCAATTGCCATATATACAACTAACTGGAGTTTAGAATGCATTAGACGAAGCAAAGCAATCAAGACTGTGGAAAAGATATATGAAACAGCATAGAATTATGCAGAACTGATCTGCCCCACGGTGGATGTGAGTTATAAGTACACTGTGCAAAAGGTTCATTACAAAAGCACCAAAATGTATGCACGACACAGAGTTGCTTccagtaaaaaataaatccacagCAGTTCCAGAAGTTGGAGCATGAAAGGCAGACCTGTGAGCAATCGGCGGTGTCTGGCAGTGCATCGCGAAGACCGCATTGCAAACATCCCGGAAGATGAGAGCAACCTTCTCCTCATCAAAGAACCCCGCGCCTCTGCTCTCCAAGGCGGAAACCAGGGATCTCTCGCAGAACTCCATCAGCAGAAACGCCTCCCTCCCATGGCCCATATCCAGTACCGCGTGCGCGACAAGCGTGACCACGTTCGGGTGCCCCTTGAGCGACCTCATCACGGTGACCTCCTTCTGGACCAGGTCCAGCGACTCCCTGTCCCGGACAATGACGTGCTTGAGCGCGTACTGCTTCGCCGGGTTCGCCATGTCCCTCGCGAGGTACACGCACGAGAACCCGCCCTCGGCGATGGCTTCCCGGACATGCACCTTGACGTTGCCGACGTCGATGGTTCGGCCCTCGAGGCCGCCGGAGGGCC encodes:
- the LOC127303726 gene encoding alpha-galactosidase, which encodes MFLGIVSARLLAVVRVLCRFDCFLDKSDYTMGDINDGHGGATAAGATFLVAVWNSWNYFGLWDKQENNPKYRFSSSLKSPTFFLQGNLAANASSFPSGITALADYVHAPFRLRSKLMLGSLGYEEQDARTYASWGIDYLKYDNCHNHNISPITRYTKMSEALLSSRRNIFFSLSEWGVEDPATWAGGLGNSWRTEDIKETFGSMANNADQSDKWASYAGPGGWNDPDMLEVGNRGMTMEEYRIHFSIWALVKPPLLTGCDIRSMSNETKEILSNQNVIAVNQGKDSSKMLGVQGHKVQQDGYLEVWAGRLSGGRVALVLWNRGPAEASITASWSNIGLSLLAVVDAHDLWADEVTSSVQGSLKKNVDYHACKMYALTPKEKRILNVTYYYEIIISKDNKKSPRLVWV
- the LOC127300521 gene encoding serine/threonine-protein kinase AKL1, translated to MWRPFKQLLPKEHSGPSGGLEGRTIDVGNVKVHVREAIAEGGFSCVYLARDMANPAKQYALKHVIVRDRESLDLVQKEVTVMRSLKGHPNVVTLVAHAVLDMGHGREAFLLMEFCERSLVSALESRGAGFFDEEKVALIFRDVCNAVFAMHCQTPPIAHRDLKAENVLLGADGAWKLCDFGSVSTNHKCFDKPEERGIEEDIIRKHTTPAYRAPEMWDLYRREVISEKVDIWALGCLMYRICYSKLAFDGESKLQVLNGNYRIPELPKYSSSITSLIEEMLQSSPEARPDITQVWFRVNELLPLELQKDLPDGSPSGSAFELHTTEDEAPRQLLHGSSLSPSRDNVRNTPPKDPSSLRSQVPLTAAESKGSVGAFWSTQHAEELAFVNDKGSAFDHDPVSKATSKQPQAKNQKTTQNRQSLSASVDSSPGDFEIRFSPNGSEYGLEKTKITKTDDKPTVQAAAFNSFVADFDNVKVRSQDNTSSLKTTSQLKEQQLEAEVNLLKEQLKIANLEKEEISLKLDKLSAICSSQRRDIQELKQALATASASPPVKELKENSNVEFSSPNTSLDTPPREKIAGTPPELRQGLFTSSPGTPSPDLKPLSAFPEEPKAQPVMKSSHPRSVRTLRANSNKVGSLGQSKTNFGADPFAFGQDSFKAVPSGTVPSEMSNFGDASQSLSGLKTEAEKDAPYQPAGWTGF